The sequence GAGAATCAAAAACGGAAAAAGCATCAGGAAAAAGTGATGCAGCACGTGACGCTGTTTCCCGTGGGATGGAGTTCTTTTTTTCTGCTGGGAACAGCAATTTTAGGATTACTCATTCCACCGAAGGTATTAGGAAGTGATATTGCATTACAACGAGGGATTCGAGAAACGCTTCCTGTAACCGAAAATCAACCAGAAGCCTTTCGGGTTAATGTCAAGGCTGAGGATCGATCGCTGATTGATTGGATTAAAACGATTAATGCGTATCCCGAACCCGATGCGTATCAAGGGGAAAAGGTGAAAGTGAGGGGGTTTGTGATTCAAAAAGAACAGCTTCCAGAAAATTATTTTTTATTAGCTCAGTTTATTATTACTTGTTGCGCGATCGATGCTTATCCAGTCGCCCTTCCTGTTAAGATTGC comes from Halothece sp. PCC 7418 and encodes:
- a CDS encoding TIGR03943 family putative permease subunit, which translates into the protein MRLIKNISPSTFHSLLLPSLDALTFFAWGIVLFKYWLTGEIRLLIHPNYIGLVMVTGGVLLFLGCLKSFQIYENQKRKKHQEKVMQHVTLFPVGWSSFFLLGTAILGLLIPPKVLGSDIALQRGIRETLPVTENQPEAFRVNVKAEDRSLIDWIKTINAYPEPDAYQGEKVKVRGFVIQKEQLPENYFLLAQFIITCCAIDAYPVALPVKIANSDQQYKNDTWLEVEGEMMSERLAFMTATDLESQEKRQVVIGAETITEIPTPRNPYGF